A window of the Desulforapulum autotrophicum HRM2 genome harbors these coding sequences:
- a CDS encoding ABC transporter substrate-binding protein produces MKIVLKRIVFLGVGLIFTLGLMAVPSSAEEKVIKIGTLFPLTGSCALAGQRCQASVDTAVDVINNVYADIDVPLAAQKGLLDGYRIEVVHADHQGKPDVGKSEAERLFNQEKVYAIIGSYNSAVTKPASFVAERKKKIFMCGCSSSAALTKRGYQYFFRMAPTDETESLEFVEVMKWLNEKHEKGLVTVGLIYENSEFGKHAADEGKKAVKDNGFKVVVDIPFNPGATNLNSEVQTLKAKNPDVVFGACLGGDYTLWVKTMKQMNWLPKVALNYCTGYQDPVITKQLGDDANYFMGGTGYSPEFAGLMPAVAAVEKIYMQKTDPSVPFDSDSIQEAVAMLILAQAIEKAGTLDYEKVKETLYANTWESPLSLGGKVAFSPGGQNIMAKSLITQLQNGSYKRIYPLDLADTKPVVPMTSWNRP; encoded by the coding sequence ATGAAAATCGTATTGAAAAGAATTGTTTTTCTGGGTGTTGGACTGATATTTACCCTTGGACTGATGGCAGTGCCATCTTCTGCTGAAGAAAAGGTTATTAAAATCGGAACCCTGTTTCCCCTTACCGGGTCCTGTGCCCTGGCCGGGCAGCGGTGCCAGGCCTCTGTGGACACTGCAGTGGACGTGATCAACAATGTTTATGCGGATATTGATGTGCCCCTGGCTGCTCAAAAAGGCCTGCTGGACGGGTATCGCATTGAAGTGGTCCATGCAGATCACCAGGGTAAACCCGATGTGGGTAAGTCCGAGGCTGAACGCCTTTTTAATCAGGAAAAGGTATATGCCATCATCGGCAGCTACAACAGTGCCGTGACTAAACCGGCCAGCTTTGTTGCAGAACGCAAGAAAAAAATATTCATGTGCGGCTGCTCCAGTTCTGCCGCCCTGACAAAGCGGGGATACCAGTATTTTTTCCGCATGGCCCCCACTGATGAAACAGAATCCCTTGAATTTGTTGAGGTCATGAAATGGTTGAATGAAAAACACGAAAAAGGGTTGGTGACAGTCGGTCTGATTTACGAAAATTCGGAATTTGGAAAACATGCCGCCGATGAGGGGAAAAAGGCGGTCAAAGATAATGGATTTAAGGTGGTTGTTGATATCCCCTTTAATCCCGGGGCCACCAATCTGAATTCCGAGGTTCAGACCCTCAAGGCCAAGAATCCGGACGTGGTTTTCGGGGCCTGCCTGGGTGGGGATTATACCCTGTGGGTAAAAACCATGAAACAGATGAACTGGCTGCCCAAGGTGGCCCTTAACTATTGTACCGGATACCAGGATCCCGTGATCACCAAACAGCTGGGGGATGATGCCAACTACTTCATGGGCGGTACCGGGTATTCCCCGGAATTTGCCGGACTCATGCCAGCTGTTGCAGCCGTTGAAAAAATTTATATGCAGAAAACCGACCCAAGCGTGCCCTTTGACAGTGACAGTATCCAGGAAGCCGTGGCCATGTTGATACTGGCCCAGGCCATTGAAAAAGCCGGAACCCTTGATTATGAAAAGGTCAAAGAGACCCTTTATGCCAACACCTGGGAATCGCCCCTGTCCCTGGGTGGAAAGGTGGCGTTTTCACCCGGTGGCCAGAACATCATGGCCAAGAGCCTGATTACCCAGCTTCAGAACGGGTCCTACAAACGGATATATCCCCTGGACCTGGCCGATACAAAGCCGGTGGTTCCCATGACATCCTGGAACAGACCTTAG
- a CDS encoding branched-chain amino acid ABC transporter permease: MTIFLQVILDGLMNGMLYALVAVGLSLIWGVMDVINFGHGEFLMIAMYVSYWLGFIFHIDPLFSWLASGAFVFFLAALTYQLIIKHTVGKPPLSSLLATFGLAMVLKNICLNRFSPNFRLLSDTVLGGKVLHMGDVIVSMPQLITALFSLAVMAMVYVIIHRTRLGWTIQATAMDKEAAELMGINTEKIYLLVFGMGGACVGIAGGLMPSYLAVHPEVGTLFGLIAFVIVAMGGFGSIPGALLAALLIGLVEALSGFYIAPVFKYVAVFGLYLVVVMIRPKGFFGW; encoded by the coding sequence ATGACCATATTCTTACAAGTCATTCTGGACGGACTGATGAACGGCATGCTCTACGCCCTGGTGGCTGTGGGGTTGAGCCTCATCTGGGGCGTCATGGACGTGATCAACTTTGGCCATGGGGAATTTCTGATGATTGCCATGTATGTCAGTTACTGGCTTGGCTTTATCTTTCATATTGATCCCCTGTTTTCCTGGCTGGCTTCCGGGGCCTTTGTCTTTTTTCTGGCGGCCCTGACCTACCAGCTGATTATCAAACACACCGTGGGTAAACCGCCTTTATCTTCTTTGCTGGCCACATTCGGACTGGCAATGGTGCTGAAAAATATTTGCCTGAACCGGTTTTCCCCAAATTTTCGCCTGCTTTCCGACACTGTTCTGGGGGGCAAAGTCCTTCACATGGGAGACGTAATCGTGTCCATGCCCCAGTTGATCACTGCCCTTTTTTCCCTGGCGGTCATGGCCATGGTATATGTGATCATCCATCGGACCCGGCTGGGTTGGACCATACAGGCCACAGCAATGGACAAGGAAGCTGCAGAACTCATGGGAATCAACACGGAAAAAATTTATCTGCTGGTGTTTGGCATGGGCGGGGCCTGTGTGGGAATAGCAGGTGGACTCATGCCCTCCTATCTTGCAGTCCACCCGGAAGTGGGAACCTTGTTTGGTCTGATTGCTTTTGTCATTGTTGCCATGGGCGGGTTCGGCAGCATTCCAGGAGCCCTTTTGGCCGCCCTTCTTATCGGGTTGGTGGAGGCGTTGAGCGGATTTTATATTGCACCGGTGTTTAAGTATGTTGCCGTATTCGGCCTTTACCTGGTGGTTGTTATGATCCGCCCCAAGGGCTTTTTTGGATGGTGA
- a CDS encoding branched-chain amino acid ABC transporter permease, with protein MKTKRFEKKDLIWFALIIGFALLPVIPGVFDSSFTQHVFILILLFACMSQSWNIIGGYCGQVSFGHSVFFGIGAYGAGMAVVTYGLPPWPGALVGAAAAALVAVAISWPVFRLSGHYFAIATFAMVEIFNRLFMVWYWVGGALGLDYPFVDEGIKNFIWFENKIPYYYGALVLFIFIFGTVRWLERNRLGYYLKAVREGQKTAESLGVNSTLVKLLAMGISAFLAGLCGAFFVQYNYRVDPAMVMSLDMSMKFVLITILGGTGTFFGPLLGAMVLIPLQEYSRAYLGSLGSGVDLIIFGLLIVLVIIKQPRGIMGILSDLTKKRPASNEGTRRR; from the coding sequence ATGAAAACAAAACGATTTGAAAAAAAGGACCTGATCTGGTTTGCTCTGATCATCGGATTTGCCCTGCTGCCGGTCATACCCGGTGTCTTTGACAGCTCTTTTACCCAGCATGTGTTTATCCTGATCCTGCTTTTTGCATGCATGTCCCAGTCCTGGAACATTATCGGAGGATACTGTGGTCAGGTGTCCTTTGGTCATTCTGTATTTTTTGGCATTGGGGCCTATGGGGCGGGCATGGCTGTTGTTACCTATGGGCTTCCGCCCTGGCCCGGGGCACTTGTCGGGGCTGCGGCTGCGGCCCTGGTCGCCGTGGCCATCAGCTGGCCCGTGTTCCGCCTGTCCGGCCATTATTTTGCCATTGCTACCTTTGCCATGGTGGAAATTTTCAACCGGCTTTTCATGGTCTGGTACTGGGTGGGTGGGGCCCTGGGGCTGGATTATCCCTTTGTGGATGAAGGGATAAAGAATTTTATCTGGTTTGAAAATAAGATTCCCTACTACTATGGGGCCCTGGTCCTGTTTATTTTCATATTTGGTACGGTGCGGTGGCTGGAACGCAATCGCCTGGGCTATTACCTAAAGGCGGTCCGGGAAGGTCAGAAAACCGCCGAGTCCCTGGGGGTAAATTCAACCCTGGTCAAACTTCTGGCCATGGGGATTTCGGCTTTTCTGGCAGGCCTTTGCGGGGCCTTTTTTGTCCAGTACAATTACAGGGTTGACCCGGCAATGGTCATGTCCCTGGACATGTCCATGAAATTTGTCCTGATCACCATCCTGGGGGGAACTGGCACTTTTTTCGGGCCCCTCCTGGGGGCCATGGTTTTGATCCCCCTGCAGGAGTATTCCAGGGCATATCTGGGAAGTCTTGGTTCGGGTGTGGATCTGATCATATTCGGGCTGCTCATTGTTCTGGTTATTATCAAACAGCCCAGGGGAATCATGGGCATTCTGTCGGACTTGACAAAAAAAAGACCGGCCAGCAATGAAGGGACAAGGAGGCGTTGA
- a CDS encoding ABC transporter ATP-binding protein yields MALLSVENLTMTFGSLVANNNVSFDVDEGSIVGLLGPNGAGKTTTFNCISGYYPPTSGKIFLGGQDITRAPAYKVARLGAVRTFQVVQPLKELSVLENVLIGAFLKEKSTLRSLEAANQCIDLCHLGPYRDVPAGELPIGMKKRLEIARTLATRPRLLMLDEAMAGLTVTEIKTAVELILKIRESGITLLVVEHIMEAIMPIADKVVVLDGGEKIAEGPPRTIIEDEKVIKAYFGAKFSKRLQQERQDGPAPA; encoded by the coding sequence ATGGCATTACTCAGTGTTGAAAATCTCACCATGACATTCGGCTCTCTTGTGGCCAACAACAATGTCTCTTTTGATGTGGACGAAGGAAGTATTGTCGGACTTCTAGGCCCCAACGGAGCGGGGAAAACAACGACTTTTAACTGCATCTCAGGGTATTACCCCCCCACCTCGGGGAAAATTTTCCTGGGCGGCCAGGACATTACCCGTGCACCGGCTTATAAGGTCGCCCGGCTGGGCGCGGTCAGGACCTTTCAGGTGGTCCAGCCCCTCAAGGAGTTGTCAGTTCTGGAAAATGTTCTGATTGGGGCCTTTTTAAAGGAAAAATCCACACTTCGTTCCCTGGAGGCAGCCAACCAGTGCATTGACCTTTGCCATCTTGGCCCATACAGGGATGTCCCTGCTGGAGAATTGCCCATTGGCATGAAAAAAAGGCTTGAAATAGCTAGGACCCTGGCCACCCGTCCAAGGCTCCTCATGCTGGACGAGGCCATGGCAGGGCTCACCGTCACCGAGATAAAGACTGCGGTTGAACTGATTTTGAAAATAAGGGAAAGCGGGATCACCCTTCTGGTGGTGGAGCACATCATGGAGGCCATCATGCCCATTGCTGACAAGGTGGTGGTGCTGGATGGTGGAGAAAAAATCGCCGAGGGCCCGCCCAGGACAATTATCGAAGATGAAAAAGTGATCAAGGCCTATTTCGGTGCAAAATTCAGTAAACGCTTGCAACAGGAGAGACAAGATGGCCCAGCCCCTGCTTGA
- a CDS encoding ABC transporter ATP-binding protein, with translation MAQPLLEVNNIHCGYDGVPVIHGISIKVFPGELVAIVGTNGAGKTTTMKTIAGLIHPSQGTLSFRGENITGLSAHETVQRGISYVPEGRRLFSKLSVRENLELGAYIVKDRGEINARLDQAFELFPILKSRADQMAETMSGGEQQVLAIARGLMSKPVLLMLDEMSLGLMPSMVEKMMETIQTIHEAGVTVLLVEQMVQEALEVAHRGYVIQTGKIVLQGTSQELLDSHEVRKAYMGM, from the coding sequence ATGGCCCAGCCCCTGCTTGAGGTGAATAATATTCATTGCGGATATGACGGGGTGCCTGTCATACATGGCATTTCAATCAAAGTGTTTCCCGGAGAACTGGTCGCTATTGTGGGCACCAACGGTGCCGGGAAGACCACCACAATGAAAACCATTGCCGGCCTGATTCATCCTTCCCAGGGTACCCTGTCATTCAGGGGTGAAAATATTACCGGTCTTTCTGCCCACGAAACAGTTCAGCGGGGCATCTCCTATGTTCCCGAGGGCCGGCGCCTTTTTTCAAAACTTTCTGTCCGGGAAAATTTGGAGCTGGGGGCCTACATCGTCAAAGACCGGGGAGAGATCAATGCCCGCCTGGATCAGGCGTTTGAATTGTTTCCCATCCTCAAGTCAAGGGCCGACCAGATGGCGGAGACAATGAGCGGGGGAGAACAGCAGGTTCTGGCCATTGCCCGGGGGCTCATGTCAAAGCCCGTGCTGCTCATGCTGGATGAAATGTCCCTGGGCCTGATGCCCTCCATGGTTGAAAAGATGATGGAAACCATCCAGACCATCCACGAGGCCGGCGTCACTGTACTCCTGGTGGAACAGATGGTTCAAGAAGCCCTGGAGGTCGCCCACCGGGGCTATGTGATCCAGACTGGAAAAATTGTGCTCCAGGGCACTTCCCAGGAGTTGCTGGATTCCCACGAGGTTAGAAAGGCTTATATGGGGATGTGA
- a CDS encoding FKBP-type peptidyl-prolyl cis-trans isomerase: protein MKVDLDKVSYVLGQSVGGDFKRQGIEINPEIFTDSFIAAFNGKESKMPVGEMQHIMQNFQRAMQDKKQAEQMESGKKNIEAGKIFLEENSKKEDVKTTESGLQYKVITQGSGKKPAVSNTVETHYEGKTLDGVIFDSSYKRGQTTTFPVNGVIKGWTEALQLMAEGSKYELYIPSELAYGAAGSGSTIEPYSTLIFTVELIAVK, encoded by the coding sequence ATGAAAGTTGATTTAGACAAGGTCAGTTATGTTCTGGGGCAAAGCGTGGGCGGCGATTTTAAGAGACAGGGTATTGAAATTAATCCTGAAATTTTTACGGATTCATTTATTGCAGCTTTTAACGGGAAAGAATCCAAAATGCCTGTTGGTGAAATGCAGCACATTATGCAGAATTTTCAAAGAGCAATGCAGGACAAAAAACAGGCAGAGCAGATGGAATCAGGGAAAAAAAATATTGAGGCAGGAAAGATTTTTCTTGAAGAAAACAGTAAAAAAGAGGACGTTAAAACAACTGAAAGCGGACTTCAATACAAAGTGATCACCCAAGGTAGCGGGAAAAAACCCGCGGTCTCAAATACCGTTGAAACCCACTATGAGGGCAAGACACTCGATGGTGTAATCTTTGACAGCTCATACAAACGTGGTCAGACAACAACCTTCCCGGTAAATGGCGTAATTAAAGGCTGGACAGAAGCGCTTCAGCTCATGGCTGAGGGTTCAAAATATGAGCTGTATATTCCATCTGAGCTTGCATATGGTGCAGCCGGCAGCGGGAGCACGATTGAACCCTATTCTACATTGATTTTCACGGTTGAACTCATTGCCGTAAAATAG
- a CDS encoding hydroxymethylglutaryl-CoA lyase, which produces MIKIVEVGPRDGLQNETALVPAGAKVAFVDALSETGVSEIEVSAFVSPRMIPQLRDATAVFQRIRRKKGVIYSALVPNIKGFENAIAADVEKIAVFTAASETFNQKNINTTVDGSLDRFRPVVKQAGKLGLPVRGYISTAFWCAFEGKIAPGPVVELTQRMMDMGIDEISISDTIGKATPEDVARLLDALLPKVPADRLAVHFHDTYGRGIANVLKSVSYGIGVVDASTGGLGGCPFAPGATGNVSTEAVVAALTQAGQTVNVDIKGLVRALKFLDPYLLAKPPALPSPESLACSTCEFFDGEKCCGREHKGMA; this is translated from the coding sequence ATGATAAAAATTGTCGAAGTCGGCCCAAGGGACGGGCTGCAGAACGAAACGGCATTAGTTCCGGCAGGTGCCAAGGTCGCCTTTGTGGATGCCCTTTCCGAAACCGGCGTCAGCGAAATCGAGGTCAGTGCCTTTGTCTCCCCAAGGATGATCCCCCAGCTCAGGGATGCAACTGCCGTCTTTCAAAGAATCCGCCGTAAAAAAGGAGTGATCTACTCGGCACTTGTACCCAACATAAAAGGATTTGAAAACGCCATTGCAGCGGACGTCGAAAAAATAGCTGTATTCACAGCGGCCAGCGAAACCTTTAACCAAAAAAATATCAATACCACAGTGGACGGTTCACTGGACCGATTCCGGCCCGTTGTCAAACAAGCCGGGAAACTGGGCCTGCCTGTCCGGGGGTATATCTCCACTGCGTTCTGGTGTGCATTTGAGGGCAAAATCGCCCCTGGCCCAGTTGTGGAACTGACCCAGCGGATGATGGATATGGGTATCGACGAAATATCTATTTCAGATACCATTGGCAAGGCAACCCCGGAAGATGTGGCCAGACTGCTGGATGCCCTGTTGCCCAAGGTACCTGCAGACCGACTTGCTGTCCACTTCCACGACACCTACGGCAGGGGAATCGCCAACGTTCTTAAATCAGTCTCCTACGGTATCGGGGTAGTCGATGCCAGCACCGGCGGGCTCGGCGGGTGCCCCTTTGCACCGGGTGCCACGGGCAATGTGTCCACAGAGGCGGTTGTGGCGGCTCTGACCCAGGCAGGCCAGACAGTGAACGTTGATATCAAGGGACTTGTCCGGGCCCTAAAATTCCTGGACCCATACCTGTTGGCCAAGCCCCCTGCCCTGCCGTCACCTGAATCCCTGGCCTGTTCAACCTGTGAATTTTTCGATGGTGAAAAATGCTGCGGCAGGGAACACAAAGGGATGGCATAA
- a CDS encoding IS110 family RNA-guided transposase, which yields MTKRSNSTLIQIVHPICCGLDVHKDKISACLITLNNAGGEHHEIREFSTFTHDLQEMKKWLLDNNCPIIAMESTGVYWHPVYNTIEDKIEVVLVNARHIKNVPGRKTDICDSKWLAGLLRHGLVRGSFIPPGNVREWRELSRLRKTYTESLADYKRRVHKLFITANIKIDSIVSDLFGLTGTNLINLLCNNSELSLEKVQECTKGGLKKKTQELHKSLNGYFKDHHRFQLVEMMEIINIFKKMIEQVNTRLESLTREHKDLLERLDEIPGVDKKSAQSIIGEVGVTLNEFKTMSAFVSWAGLCPGNNESAGKRKSGRNAVRNHPFKTILVQVAWAAIKKKGSYYKAKYYKLKSRRGARKAIVAIAHRIAKAIYSIIKNADTYKDLGEEYLSKPNKQRVLKNLAKKADELGMKLVPCGN from the coding sequence ATGACCAAGAGATCAAATAGCACATTAATCCAAATCGTTCACCCTATTTGTTGTGGTTTGGATGTTCATAAAGACAAAATTTCAGCTTGTTTAATCACTTTGAATAATGCAGGAGGTGAGCACCATGAGATTCGAGAGTTTTCAACATTCACTCACGATCTGCAAGAAATGAAAAAATGGCTGCTTGATAATAATTGCCCAATTATAGCAATGGAAAGTACCGGGGTATACTGGCATCCGGTTTATAATACCATTGAAGATAAAATTGAAGTCGTTTTGGTAAATGCCAGACATATTAAAAACGTTCCTGGCCGAAAAACTGATATATGTGACAGCAAGTGGCTTGCCGGACTGCTTCGACACGGTTTAGTAAGAGGTAGTTTCATCCCTCCGGGGAATGTCCGGGAATGGCGAGAATTAAGCCGATTGAGAAAAACATACACCGAATCCCTTGCCGATTATAAAAGACGTGTTCACAAGCTGTTCATTACTGCAAATATAAAAATTGATTCAATAGTTTCGGATTTGTTTGGTTTGACAGGCACGAACCTGATCAATTTATTATGCAATAATAGTGAACTAAGCTTGGAAAAGGTCCAGGAGTGCACCAAAGGCGGCCTTAAGAAAAAAACGCAGGAACTGCATAAAAGCCTTAATGGATATTTCAAAGATCACCATCGTTTTCAACTTGTTGAGATGATGGAAATTATCAATATTTTTAAAAAAATGATTGAACAAGTTAATACTCGATTGGAATCTCTTACACGTGAGCACAAAGATTTATTGGAGCGTTTAGACGAAATTCCAGGTGTTGATAAAAAATCGGCACAATCCATTATAGGAGAAGTCGGGGTTACGCTAAATGAATTCAAAACTATGTCAGCATTTGTTTCATGGGCAGGCCTGTGCCCCGGGAATAATGAAAGTGCAGGAAAACGGAAAAGTGGCAGAAATGCAGTTAGAAATCATCCATTCAAAACGATTTTAGTCCAGGTTGCATGGGCAGCAATCAAGAAAAAAGGCTCTTATTACAAGGCCAAATATTACAAACTGAAATCCAGGAGAGGTGCCAGAAAGGCCATTGTTGCTATAGCCCATAGAATTGCAAAAGCCATTTACAGCATCATTAAAAATGCAGACACGTATAAAGATCTTGGCGAAGAGTACCTGAGCAAGCCCAACAAGCAAAGAGTATTAAAAAATTTAGCAAAAAAGGCTGATGAATTAGGCATGAAACTTGTGCCTTGTGGAAATTAA
- a CDS encoding ACT domain-containing protein, giving the protein MAGITELDTLLNSMRPRLMDGEFVFCTVPGALSNYLELEPLATVQESEGVTLVLNKDSATKAGLVFEGVYRQITLTVHSSLDAVGLTAAVSSRLASRGISANVIAAYYHDHIFVQKEKADSAMAALETFAQ; this is encoded by the coding sequence ATGGCAGGCATTACAGAACTTGACACCTTGCTGAATTCCATGCGCCCCCGACTCATGGATGGTGAATTTGTTTTTTGTACGGTTCCTGGGGCTCTTTCCAACTATTTAGAATTGGAACCCCTGGCGACCGTTCAAGAGAGTGAAGGAGTGACATTGGTATTAAACAAGGACTCCGCGACAAAAGCAGGACTTGTGTTTGAAGGGGTTTACAGACAAATCACCTTGACTGTTCATTCCAGTTTAGACGCGGTCGGTTTAACAGCAGCAGTTTCATCCAGGTTAGCTTCAAGGGGCATCAGTGCCAATGTAATTGCAGCCTACTACCACGACCATATTTTTGTTCAAAAAGAAAAGGCCGATAGTGCCATGGCAGCTTTAGAAACCTTTGCCCAATAA
- a CDS encoding TetR/AcrR family transcriptional regulator: protein MKKKDSNQTRQAILNAAIQVFAQKSYTAASIRMIANQGGVPHALIRYYFSTKADLFDAAAQSICAELCRASEQAILEVRTMNRTQGFSCYVCRLIEFSRKNPWTFRIFLLNLSAETVETVPGRTRFLDTVESVRKQLVQSLRFKAPHEDLCRFSDSFNALLFYYLGTPESAAWLLQLDPDSDTYYQWVHQTLVGIFLPALEDLFQGTWKTENTCYDLDRDK from the coding sequence ATGAAGAAAAAAGATTCAAACCAGACCCGGCAGGCCATTTTGAATGCTGCCATCCAGGTTTTTGCCCAGAAGTCATATACCGCCGCCTCAATCCGGATGATTGCAAACCAGGGGGGCGTGCCCCATGCCCTGATCCGGTATTATTTTTCCACCAAGGCCGACCTGTTTGATGCCGCTGCCCAAAGCATCTGTGCCGAACTTTGCCGGGCATCGGAACAAGCCATCCTTGAGGTGCGCACCATGAATCGGACCCAGGGTTTTTCCTGCTACGTCTGCCGTCTGATTGAATTCTCCCGAAAAAACCCATGGACCTTCAGAATCTTTCTACTGAATCTGTCCGCCGAAACCGTGGAAACCGTCCCTGGAAGAACCCGGTTCCTTGATACGGTTGAATCGGTGCGGAAACAATTGGTCCAATCCCTGAGATTCAAGGCCCCCCATGAAGATCTCTGCCGATTCTCGGACAGTTTTAATGCCCTGCTGTTTTATTATCTGGGAACCCCTGAAAGTGCGGCCTGGCTCCTGCAACTGGACCCGGACTCTGACACCTATTATCAATGGGTCCACCAGACCCTGGTGGGCATTTTTCTTCCTGCCCTGGAAGATTTATTCCAGGGGACCTGGAAAACGGAGAACACCTGTTATGATCTTGACCGGGACAAATAA
- a CDS encoding 4Fe-4S dicluster-binding protein — translation MDDTIYTRLREHIDSMPAGYPATASGAEIKMLKKFYTPLQARIAMAVGLVPETAETIAQRLDMEHAEAVKEIHAMASQGSLFRITTPKGAFFRHPNFIMGLYEWHVHAVDREVAELADDIYEGLFEHHWKKRKTKQLRVVPVETSVSGKDTVKSYDMIRNLVKGPGNGPYAVAPCICRVEQTKKENPVTRPMETCLVFGLVAQYYVENGIGRSLTQDQLMEKIDECEAACLVPFSTNSKEIVNMCMCDNESCQLFKNLGKFPKPAQEVHAAFHAVIDGTACSGCKKCTKKCQIDAILATDIPAQKKTFVHQVDRDRCIGCGLCVGGCPEHAISMVENDVFPDVPDNAMEMSVRMAKERMALAEHKSRA, via the coding sequence ATGGATGACACGATTTACACCCGGCTACGCGAACACATTGACAGTATGCCGGCGGGATACCCGGCCACGGCATCCGGGGCAGAAATCAAAATGCTCAAAAAATTTTATACCCCTTTACAGGCCCGGATTGCCATGGCCGTAGGTCTGGTTCCGGAAACAGCCGAAACCATTGCCCAGCGCCTGGATATGGAACACGCTGAGGCGGTTAAAGAAATCCATGCCATGGCCTCCCAGGGGAGCCTGTTCAGGATCACCACCCCCAAGGGCGCATTTTTTCGGCACCCCAACTTTATCATGGGGCTCTACGAATGGCATGTCCATGCCGTGGACAGGGAAGTGGCTGAACTGGCAGACGATATTTACGAAGGGCTTTTTGAGCACCACTGGAAAAAACGTAAAACCAAACAGCTCCGGGTGGTGCCCGTTGAAACGTCGGTATCGGGCAAGGATACCGTAAAAAGTTATGATATGATACGGAATCTTGTCAAAGGTCCAGGCAACGGTCCCTATGCCGTGGCTCCCTGTATCTGCCGGGTGGAACAGACAAAAAAGGAGAATCCCGTGACCCGGCCCATGGAAACCTGTCTGGTTTTTGGTCTTGTGGCCCAATACTACGTTGAAAACGGTATTGGCAGGTCCCTGACCCAGGACCAGCTCATGGAAAAAATAGATGAGTGCGAAGCCGCATGCCTGGTGCCTTTCAGTACCAATTCAAAAGAAATTGTCAACATGTGCATGTGTGACAATGAATCCTGCCAGTTGTTCAAGAACCTGGGAAAATTTCCCAAACCCGCCCAAGAAGTGCATGCAGCCTTTCACGCGGTCATTGATGGGACCGCCTGTAGCGGATGTAAAAAATGCACAAAAAAATGCCAGATCGATGCCATCCTTGCCACGGATATCCCGGCCCAGAAGAAAACCTTTGTCCACCAGGTGGACAGGGACCGTTGCATTGGATGCGGGCTTTGCGTGGGGGGCTGCCCAGAGCATGCGATTTCCATGGTGGAAAATGACGTGTTTCCGGATGTGCCGGATAATGCCATGGAGATGAGTGTTCGCATGGCAAAAGAACGTATGGCTCTGGCTGAACACAAATCACGGGCATGA